The nucleotide window TGACAAATCTTTTTAGTCTAGCATAGCAGATGGGAGTTGGACGCGGCTAGTGAAATAGCAATTCTGAGACTCTGTCGTGAAGTTGCCAGCTGAAACTAGCGACCGACGCTGCCGAAGAGGCTTGGAAGAGGTCACGTTATGGACTATAATCAGGGGATCCAGGAGAGTGTCTTGGTAACCCTCTGGCCGGCAAATCTTGTCGGTTCGCGTCCCGTCGCGGAACAACCTCCAAACCGAGAGATTGCCGCGCACGTGCCTCGTGTGCCTGGATCTGAGAGATTCTAGTGTTGCTAGCGCAGCGGTCCAGCAATGCTTATTTTGACATTCGAAGGGTGGTGCACtggtgttgaagatgcgGCGTTTTGTGTTGGATCACCAACAGGGAAAAGCCGAGGCCTGTAACGCGGTTGTCCGGAAAAACGACCCATTCCGAGCAGCAGTGGGCAATCCAATCCGGGGCGAGGTCGGGTCTGGGGGAGCTCTGGGGAAGCTGTCCGGGGAAGCGGAGCTGGCCGCAACACCAAGCCCACCAGAGCCGTTTTGTCCTCGGTTACCCCACAGTTCGTGGCACGACATGCGGAGCGCTTCACAggccacacacaccaccattgGCCGCTAATCACACGAGAAACCACCACATGCCGAACCACTTGCTCCTCCCGCTCTGCCCATCATGTTCTCTCCTGGCCAGTCTGCCAGTTGTGCCCAACGCACCTGCTCTGCCTTTGCCATACATCAATTCGTatgttttcttctctttgtcCCACTCTCCAGAAAGTTCCCACCTTTTCTGGGCTGGCCATCTACAAGCATCTATCCCTGAATCTACATACGccggagagagagaggggtaTCTTATCCTCCCCACGCTCTAATTTGCTTGTCGATCTCTTGTCATCTCATCCTTGCATCTACTCCATACAACTACGTCTTCTTCCCCACGgggcaacctcctcccgcggCAACCGAAGTGGGAATATAAACACTCCCCTTCGTCCCTGATTTCTGTCCTCTCGACCTGACCTTGACATCATCGCTTCGTTATACACACTTCAACAGTTCTCGCCCGCACTTCAAGATACCCtttttgttggttttgtGCTGTTTCGGTTCCTTGTaacaaaccaccacatttccaccccccaccctttTTACGTACTACTACAACTACCAAGGACGGCAAACCACCACTCTGTCGAACCACCTCCGACTACCGAGAGAGAACACCTTTACTCTACCAAAAATGGCCTCTACTCAGCAGCAATCCCGCCTCCTTTCCACCTCTGCCCGCGTGCACCCCCCTTACCTTCCTCACCTTTACACCGCGGCTACCAAACCATCCCCTGTAGCAAGGGGCATCAAGTGGTATGCTCCCCCTCAtttcccctttctcctctctGTCCGACAGCTTCCAACATGTTCTTTGTGTTTAGGGTCCCATCTCTCGCAGGCGCCCTCGCAGCAGGCTACGTAGCCGTCTCAACCTACCgcacctccgccgccgccgcccagcAACGACAGGCCGAGGCTGAGCAGGCTGATCTGGAGAGAAGACGACAGAACGCCGCTTTGGCGGACGCCTACGGGGACAGGAGCagcttggaggagctggagagggcgatgagggtgTATGAGGCGCAGCGGGGCAACAACTAAGCAGGGGTGATGTTGCCCAGGAAGAGGGGGACTGACTGATGAGCGGGCTCTTGGAGGGTTCTCTCGTACTGACAGGGCAATGACATGGGGAAATGGGAAATGCGGTGGAATTTGGCTTTTTGATATcttgttttggtgtttttctGGGTTGGTTTTTTGAAAGGCATTAGCATGGGTTATGAAactggatggatggggctGGGCAAACGGGCACAAGGCACACTTTCTGGCGGGGCGTTTTTGGATGGACAATCTGATGCAAAATCATGGGAAGCTACGGCTGACTATTCCTTGCAGATATTTTGAGAGAAAAAAATGTCAAAATAATATTCTTATCTGCTCTGGTCATCATGTTGTGTGTGGATGATGCTGGGGTAGTGATGAGCGGGGGGTTGTTGCACACCCAGGCTCAAACACTGAGAAGCACGAtcacctcatcaccggccAAGACCTCCCTTCCACACATCCCGACGGTGGCAGAAGTCAAGCTTTGTCCCCCCCTGCAAGATCCATCACACTCAATCACATTTTACTCACCTTAAATCCGAGCAGAGTTCATCAAAAATACCTCGAATCTCTCCTGTTGTGCACGTATGATGGGGGCTATGGGGGAGATTTTGTACGgcatgatgtggtggtgttgtcataCCTTTGCAGTGCAGATCTGCTGCGggggatgagatggttgaTGCCTGATGATTATTAAAGTTGGCGGCGTGCATATGCGGTGTTTGTGGTTGGATGAGTGAGTGATCGGCGGGGAtctgggttgatggggttgatctTTGATGTGGGAGCATGGCacagaggaggggggtaggGGGTTTGTGAGACTGTGATTTGACGATGGGGGTGATAGGGCGTTGCGGAGGGCGTCGTACTTGCGAGGATGCGGATGTTGCGAGTTGGGGAAGAGAAGGGTGATGAGTTGAGTTGCCTGTGAGATTTCAACgtgggggtttggaggatgTTATTGGGTGGTTTTGATTGGGCTGTACATAAGAGTCGGGGATTTGAATTTCTTAATCGTAAGTAGGGTATGTGAGCTACTGCTTGTACATTTGTGGTGTGTATCTGAGATATGCATGCGAGAAGCTGGGCGTCAGTCATGTTGAGGAATTGATGAGATGGCTCATGAGGCGAGACTTGCTCAGTTTCATTACGTCGGTCTAAGTGATCAAAAACCGAGGAGTGAGATACGAGGCTGGTATGACATGACAGAATAATTCTGTCCTGATCAGGCGGTTCATCAAAAATGAGATACAGCTGTCGAAAACATTCCTGAGCACACATAACTTCCCGGGTCAGGCTTGTGCCGAGCGGAATAAGTTGCCGCGCGGAGTACGGGAACTATCCGATAGGAACACTGGGTTGTTCTTGCTTTTTGGGATCTTTTTGCCTTTCGACAATTGGAAAAACATGGGGCTCTGTCCTGGTTGTACCTTCCCTCATGGGAACCCACAGATGTCCGCCAGTCACATACTTGAATTTCTACCTACTCAACACAAAAGAGACTTGCAGCACCAAAATTCTCCATGATGACAagtcctcaacctcacccgcCCTTTTCTTATCAACGCCCAGTCTGCTGCCGTTTCTGGGCAATTCCTCCCCAAATGGATGGAGCCCTGCTCAGCATGGCTCCCTACGGCCCATGACGTTGGTAAACTGTGAGACTGCTCGTTGGCACCCGATGGAACGGGGATAAGATTGGCAGAATGCTCCAGACAGGCAAGGCGGAAGCCGTGCAAAGTTGGAAAAGGGAGGCATCTGTCTACAAGATGAGACACCCAGACTTAGACCAGCTGTCTACAAGAGGAGCAGTGAGCACACCAGCGCAAGGGGTAAGACGATGTTTTCATACTCTATCCCATCATTGGCCTCAACTATGAACTCATCACCCCTTTAGTATCACGACTCAATCTTGGCTATCTCGATCATCACGACCTGCATCGGCAGTGCGACGGCAGCAAGCCATGTCAGCGATAGTCTCgcccaaactcaaccccctcccagcctcGTGTTGGAAGCCGATGATTACTACACTTGTTTTTTCATCTGAGAAAGACGTCACACTAAGGCTCGCCGGAATGCTCGCCGCGGGATACGCAACACGATCTGGGGCTTGCAACACCTGCTTCGGAGTCCCATCCGTGAACTCGGTTAACGACGAGGAATGAGATGTCTCGCAACGCGCgaatctcccccttcctcccactATTCCTCTCTCGTTCACGCGCAATCACTATGAAGGATAAGATGTGTTTTGCATCAGCACAACTTGTTCCGTTTTGTTCTGCTTTCTTCTGACTTACTTACACACTCTAGGGGGAGCAATACGACAGCTCTCTTGTACATTTTGACCCCTAGACATATACCAGCACCAGTCCCATAGAAAGGGGCTCGAGATACCCAGCAAGACAACACGCAGAATGATAGCCAATCTCTACTGGATCACgctttttgttcttcttcccgTCACAGTGTTGCTTATGAGCAGGAGCCTACTGGCCAAAGCAGCACAAAGTTTCCTCGCCAAAGCAAAAAGACACACATCAGacactccaccaccatcaccaacagaaTCCGTCACAGGAGAAGATGACAATGAGCGAATCAAAGACAAGGAAGCGCGGGCGTTCCAGATCAAGTTTCTCAAGGTGTACCTTTTTGCCATGGCGGCCGACTGGTTGCAGGGGCCATACACttaccccctcctcaagacGGAGTTTGAGTTTCCAGAAAAGACGGTCGCGTCACTGTACATGACGACGTTTATTGCTGCGGCAATCTCTTCACTCCTTGTCGGGTTTCTGGCGGACAAGTTTGGGAGAAGAAATGCCTGTCTAGCGTTCTGTCTCATCCACTCGCTTTCGGCGTTGAGCGTGCTTTCGAAGGACTTGAAAGTGCTGTATGCGGGACAAGCACTTGGTGGAATAGGGCTGGCGATGCTCTGGACGGTGTTTGAGAGTTGGATGGTGACTGAGTGGAACACTAGAAAGCTTGGAGATGAGAGGCTAGGGACCATGTTTGGGACCATGACGAGGGCCAACTGCAGTGCTGCTGTGTTGGGTGGGTTGATTGGCGATTTGGCTGTGGAGGTGTCGGGGACGAGAAAGGGACCTTTTGTGGTTGGTGTGGTAAGTGCATGGCCATTGTttgtggtgaagaaggcgaaaTTAACGACGAACATAGGCTATTGAAGCCATTGCTGCGGCCATGCTTATTTGCTGCTGGGTAAGACACTCGCCATGAGATTTTCTGGGCTACATATTGACTGATCTCGCAGAACGAGAACTACGGACAGCCAAAAGACAGCAAGGAGAAGCGCATGACTCCAAAGGAGACCCTCAGACAGCTTGGAGGTAAGTGCCAGAAAGACCGCCAAGACCTTGCGGTTGCTAACGGATAAAGACATCAAAATCTGGGCACTTAGCTTCATCAGCTGCTGTTGGGAAGGCACCAATTTCTtggtcctcttcttctggccTGGTATTCTCCAAGACGCACACAGACGCATCCACGGACCTGACGCTGAAGATGTGCCCTACGGCCCCATCTTCGCTGCCTTCATGTTGGCCATGATTCTCGGCGCTCTGCTGTTCAGTGCCATcatgaagagaaagaagagccGCCTCGCCTTGCCCGTCGATCCTTCCCAATCTCCCAGCAAGACTTCCTGGTTGAAGAAAGCCTTCACCAATCCCCACAACCTGATGGGcatcgtcatcttcatcggcggcggctgtCTACTGCAATCAGCATATGTCCCAATCGAGGTCCTCGCCTTCTTTGGCTACTTGTTGTTCGAGTTTTGCAATGGCATTTACGTGCCCTGCGTGGCGTACCATAGGGGTATCGTCGTCAACGAGGGCAACAGAGCTGGTTTGTACGGTCTGATGAAGCTGCCTCACTTCCTGTTTGTGATCATTGCACTTGCGACTGCTGTTGAAGGTTAGTACTCTCTTCTCTCGCCTGATGCCAAGTGTGCAGAGACTGATGATTCCCAGACCCTCGCCACCGGCAAACAGTCTTCCTCGCTTGCTTCTCCACCCTCGTCGCTGCCTCTCTGGCGAGCATCATTGGACTGAGGGGCTCGGCGCCGGAAGGGAAGAAGCCCGAGAATGACTTGGAGCAACTGATGGAGATGAGCGATGGTGACAGCTTCCGGGAGAAGATGCTCACGCCGCACACCCTGGCTTCGGCTTCGACACCAACGCTGTCCACCACGAGGCCGACCACGGCTCATGAGATTATCATGGATAAGAAATCCTGAGCGACTCACAGGCGTGCCCTACCAAAGCAAACCACCAGCGACGATAACCAGAAAGATTCAACATGAACGACAACTAGCACTCAGTGGTCAACAGCCAACTAACGAACGATGAAGTATGGTATGTGCGAGTAAGATGAACAGACGGGATAAGGGAAGGTACAAGTAACAAACATCGACACGACGGGATTAACATgaggacaacaacaaaaacaataaaaacaacaacagcaacaacaacaacaacaacaacaagatgaccaacaacacatcTGTACTTTTCTGTAAATTAGTTATACCCGACATCTTAATCCCTAAAACAACAAGGAAACAGACTTGATCGTCCAGCCCCAATAGAGCATgatctcaacaacagcaatctCTCTCATTGAACCCGATATCTACACCCTTGGTATCTTGAACTTTTTCACTTCTTAAAAGCCTTCCTCTTGCCCTGTTTATTCCCATcggcaatctcctcctcctcatcctcccactccccatcctcctccatcttcgtGTTGACCTGCTCCTCAGCATCCCCAGCCAACCCCTCGCTATCAAACCCCTTGTCATCCCCATCATACCCATATTCGTACAAATCACTATCGTAATCCTCcatatcctcatcatcatcctcttcttcctcttgctgccccttcttcccctgctgctgctgcttatTCGCCTCCTTGGtagccttcttcctctccacatTCGccttctgctccttcttcctcgcctccttgtccttcctcctctgctcccacttcttctccagctccctAATCTCCTCCCTTGTCTTGTGGACATACTCATGCCACATCACCTTGCCCGAGCACAgcccttcctccacctttgTCATGCGAAGCTTCATTCTCGGGCCGAGTTCGACTAACTTCACAGCCCGACGCTCAACATTGTCTTTACGCCCCGTgtcaccatcctcatcatcactcccgTCTTCATTTTGTGCTTGTCTTGGCTTGTTGGAACTGTGAACCTTCCTCGCCGACGTCTCGAgaacctccacctcggcgtCGGTTTCGTACTCGCTTCCTGACGTGTTATCCGTCTCGTACCCCGCGCCGTTTTCACCCCCAATCATAAACTCGGAAATGTCTTTTAGCTTCCCCAGGTTGGGCAGCTGCCCCTTCTTTGACTTGGACGACTTTAGCAGTTTCTCGGCGGCATTTAACCTCCTCAGTGGCTTCGACAGGCCGActggtttggtggtgatggcgtaGTGGCGAAAGTTGACGATGAACGTCCCGTCGTCTTCGGGGGATTGCTCCCTGTtaagaaggaggacgcgACGGATGGATTTGAGGGGGGTTCGTTGCGGGTTGAttggggggaagagagactGGAAAGCGGTCGTGGTGAGGGACTCGAGGTGGCGGGGGACTTTGGAGGTGTGGTCcgagttggggttggtgaagttgtTCATGACtaagaggggaggggtgatgtACTCTTTGCCGCCCCCCTTGGGGTGTCGCTGGGCTCGCCGGACGTCCTTTGTCAAAGAGTACTTTTCTACGCGAAAGTGAAAGGTAGGGCCGCGGGGGGTGATGGCGAGGCGCATGTTGGTGTTGCCCGACTCGGagcgggagaagaggaggaggtgggagacGCCGAGGGGGCCGCACATGGTCACGTAGTCGCGTAGGCGGTTGGCTTTGCGCTCTTTGAGGCGGGAGGCGGTGCCGGGTTCCATTACGCGCCGGACGTCGGCGGCAAGTTGGGAGATGCTGGTTCCTACTTCGCCGGCGCCCATGCGGATGACCATGGATTTCGGGTCTTTGGTGTCGATGTGGCCAGTGACGGCAGTGGGGGCGGCTGGGTTGTGAGCACCCAGGTGGGTTCTTCTCTTGGAGCGTTTCTTGGccattgtggtggtggttgatgtgttTTCTCTGGTTTCGTAGGCAGAGAAATGTATGATGGAGGAAGCTTTCGGCCTGCTGCAGCAAACCAATTGATGCGCCAGAGCTTTGGCGGCGCGCAGAGAAAATTTCGGTGGGGCCTTTGCTTATCGGGCCGCCCCACATGGCCGATAAGCCTGGAATTTTGGAAGATGGCTATGTAGTTCGACAGCTTCTGAAAGTCTATTTCACCGGACAAACACTTTCTTGTAAGGTTTGATTGTCCGAAACACTGTCAAAATGTCGTCAGTCAAGCGCAGAAAGATCTCCGACAACCCTTCTGCggtgaagaaaaagaagaccgAAGCACCCAAGCCCAAAATGACACCTGGGCCAGAACCCAGAATCGAAGACGCAGTATCTGAGGCCTCAGATGCCGAGGAATCGACCACCCTTGACAATGAGAACGGGGAGGCTGCCCCAAAGACCTTCAAGGATCTCGTATGTTGGAATTGATGGCCTGTATAGTGTTTGAGTCTTCTGCTGACTTGTACCCAGGGCATCGTCGACTCCCTGTGCGAAGCATGCGACCGACTCGGATACAAGCAGCCAACCGCTATTCAGCAAGAGGCCATCCCACTTGCGCTTCAAGATCGCGACATCATTGGTATCGCCGAGACGGGTTCCGGAAAAACAGCCGCTTTTGCCCTTCCAATTCTTCAAGCTTTGCTCGACAAGCCCCAGCCCTTGTTCGCCCTCGTTCTTGCGCCGACAAGAGAACTTGCCGCCCAGATCGCCCAGTCCTTTGAAGCTCTCGGTTCCCTGATCAACCTGCGCTgcgctcttcttcttggtggtcTAGACATGGTACAGCAAGCTATCGCCCTCGGAAAGAAGCCTCACGTCGTCGTCGCAACCCCCGGTAGACTTCTCGACCATTTGGAAAAGACCAAGGGCTTCAGCTTGCGCAATCTTAGGTACTGCGTCATGGACGAAGCCGATCGCCTCCTTGACATGGACTTTGGCCCCATCCTCGAGAAGATCCTCAAGTTCCTCCCCCGCGAGCGCCGCACTTTTCTATTCTCCGCCACCATGTCCAGCAAAGTCGAGTCCCTCCAGCGCGCCTCTCTCCGCGACCCCCTAAAGGTCAACGTCTCAGCCTCCAAGTACCAAACCGTCTCGACGCTCGTCTCCAACTACCTCTTCATCCCTCACATTCACAAGGACACGTATTTCATCTACCTCTGTAATGAATTCGCCGGCAAGACAATGATCGTCTTTACCCGTACTGTTCTCGAGACGCAAAGAATTGCCATTCTGTTGCGCACTCTGGGCATGGGCGCTATCCCGCTCCACGGTGGCTTGTCTCAGTCAGCTCGTCTCGGTGCGCTGAGCAAGTTCCGCGCTGGGACGAGGAATATTCTTGTGGCTACTGATGTTGCGGCTCGTGGTTTGGATATTCCCAATGTGGACTGTGTCATCAATTATGATTTGCCGCAGGATTCGAAGACATATATTCATCGGGTTGGTCGTACGGCTCGTGCGGGCAAGTCAGGGCATGCTTTGAGTATTGTGACGCAATAGTGAGTTATCTCTCTCTACCTTGTGTTGACCTGAGAACTAACGTGAACAGTGACCTCGAAATCTGGACCCGCATCGAAGCCGCCCTCGGCACCAAGCTCACCGAGTACGCTTACGAAAAGGACGAGGTGATGGTTTTTAAGCCCCGGGTGGAAGAGGCCCAACGGCACGCGAGAAATGAGATGAAGAACTTGATTGATGAccgggggaagaaggggtcgGTGCTGAAGGGCCAcagggggaagaagaggggtgCGCCCGGGTCTGGGAGGGATAATATGGATGCTGAGGAGGGTTGAGCAGGCTCTGGAAGGTGGTGAATCTTTTTATTTTGTCTGGCATGTGCGGAGTTTGAAAAAGGGTTGTTATTTCTTGGGAATAGGGGCGGGGGTGAGTGGAGGATAGAGAGCGCCGGAGTGGGTATATACCATCTTGGGGAGTTTTACGTGTAATGAGGGCGCgctgggttggtgagtgAATACATTTGGATTAACTTTGTCACGTCCATCCTATTCCTGTTGAGTTCATCCTGCCCTGAAATGTGCATGCTATGTGAACTCACTGTccatcctccaacaccctcgtcCAATCccacttcctccacctctttttgaacccctccaccctctcatcccccctcgtccacctcccctGCTTCTTAATCACAGCGACATCAGCATCCAACATCCCCCCAATGACCTCTCTAGcaaacccatcccccctcgGCCAACTCCCGCtatcctccaccacatgccccaaacccccatcaAGCCCAAACCAAGCATGAAAATACGGCATCTCCTTTGCAATGCTCTTCCGGAACGCCATCCTCCCAAACCCGGGCTCCTTGCTCTTTTTGAGAGTATCAATCACCTTTTTGTGCTGGgaccactcctcccccgcgcTCATCATCGCTTCCCTGAAAAATGCCGGTGCCGTATCCCCTAGTTCGTAAGGGATGGGCACAGCAACCATAGCGGCGTGCTGCCTGCGCTGCGGGTTCGCGGCATTTTCGTAAAAAATGACTTCTCGTCCTTGGTCGTGATACATCCTCGTCAGCGACTTCATGAAAttcctcatctcctcccactcatCATCGTCGCATTCAAGGAGATTTGTTCGATGCGACAAAGGGACGATGACGGCTCCGCCTTCCGCACCCGTCAGCTCCGGAGCCGGCGCCAAAGTGAGATACGTCCTCGTACCCAAAGAAACAACCGGCGCCACCGGCAAGTTCCCCGGCGGGTTCTTTTCCTCGTGATAACACAACGGACAACTATCCAAGATCCGATTCAGCTTCTTGTACTCCGTCACAGCGACATTCTTCAAGCTCGAGTCAGTCTTGTGCACTCTCTTCGCCAATTTCTCCGCATTCTCATCCAGATACTCCAAATCATTGTCGAACTTCCCATCCTTGGCGATCCTCTCCGCCAGACGCATCCCTTCCCCGCCGGCTTCGCCTTTTGTACGGCGCTCTTCGCGGACCATGTCGTCCAGCGTCATCTCGTCGTTTTCCACCACTGTGCCGCGCTCAAGACCCCGTTTGTTGGTTACTGGCTTTACTTCCCCTCTTGACCCGCCGGCCAAGAGGCGCGAGTGGGAGGCGTCGAGGACTATGGCGTTGCTGGTTGCCTGGCCTAACTGGAACGCTGCCATGGCAGAGTTGAATTCTGCTTCCAGCTTGGGCACGTCGGGAGAGTTGCGGAGTTTGGCCTTCATGAGCTGGGCGcggaggcggttgagggCTGATTGATCCatgggaggggcaggggcaaTTTTGTCTTCGATTGAGACGCCTTGTTCGAGTTCGGCGGGGGGTTTGCTCAGGGCCGGGAAgccagggggtggtggtgccttCTTTTGGCTGGCGATTCTCTCCGCGTAGAGCTCCCCGGTTGGCTTCTCCTTGCCAACGTAGCCGCTTCCGTAGACCTTTCTCCTATCCACTTCAATCTTTTCCTCTCGCGCATCGTCAAATTCCCGGAGACTGCCAAAGCGCTCAATCGCGACTTCGTCCACTGGCCGGCCAGTTTCCTCGGCGATGGTGTAGACAGCCTTAAGCTTCGTCATGCGCCATTGTGACCCGTCGTCGCCAAAGGTGTATCTGACCTCCCGCGGCTTGCCGGTCTTTGGCTCCTCTGCCGGCTTATTGCTCGCCTCTTCCAGGCCCCTGTTTAGTTCCCGATGATGCAACACCCTCTtcggctcctccctcacAGGCGAGGGACTTTTCCGTTTGTTACGCTGGACATAGTCAATATCCAGCGCAGACGGCGCCGTCATCCACGAGTCTCGGACCAATGACGACTTGGATTCACCCGGCGCGAGTTCCTCGTCTGGCAGTGGTAGGTCTTCTTTCGGGTCGGATGCTTTTAAATCCTTCGTGTCCTTCCCGCTGCGCCGGTgcctgtctctgtctctgtccCGGTCATCATCTCTATGCCGGTGTCGATGCCGCCTTGActcgtcgtcctcatcatcacggCGGTACCGCTTATGCCTGCGGCTCTCATCGTCTTGGTCGTcgcgtcgtcgtcttcgatCGCTGTCTCTGTCGCGCTCTGTTGACCTGTCTCGTCTCGACTCTCGATGGTGATGTCTATGTTTTCTGTCTCTGcgctcctccttttccttttggcGCTCACGCTCGGCCCTTTCGGCAGCGAGAGACTTTTCAAAGTCTTCGAGGCTGTCCATTTTCTGAGGTTGTttgctggggttgatggCGACGATGCATTGGAAATTTAAGAAGCCAGAGCCGCCAGTGACGTCGAAAACTGGGAGCTCCATTCAAATGTGCACCGTGCACGACGCTAGGATTATAGCGCCGATGCTTAGTGGGGTAGGGGTTGTACACTAGGGGTGCCCCCTGTTGACTTCACTTTTTGGTGGCATCCTCCCCCACTGAACTCCAGCATATTGAGTTGAGCAACACAGAAGTTGGAGACACAGTGGCAGTGCTGAAAGTATGTGCCATAtcctcccatcatctcggAAGTGAATAACAATTTctgaccaccacctttcCCCATCTCAAAACAACTCCAACCTCCAAAGTGGCTGAGCAAAACGGGAAGTAACCCTTCCGTTCGGCAGagcccatccccaacctgaCGTTGCCTCCCGCTGTCAACCACCTGTGACTATCCGAGTTTATCTCTGT belongs to Podospora bellae-mahoneyi strain CBS 112042 chromosome 6, whole genome shotgun sequence and includes:
- a CDS encoding hypothetical protein (EggNog:ENOG503P9E4), with translation MASTQQQSRLLSTSARVHPPYLPHLYTAATKPSPVARGIKWVPSLAGALAAGYVAVSTYRTSAAAAQQRQAEAEQADLERRRQNAALADAYGDRSSLEELERAMRVYEAQRGNN
- a CDS encoding hypothetical protein (COG:G; EggNog:ENOG503NZTA): MIANLYWITLFVLLPVTVLLMSRSLLAKAAQSFLAKAKRHTSDTPPPSPTESVTGEDDNERIKDKEARAFQIKFLKVYLFAMAADWLQGPYTYPLLKTEFEFPEKTVASLYMTTFIAAAISSLLVGFLADKFGRRNACLAFCLIHSLSALSVLSKDLKVLYAGQALGGIGLAMLWTVFESWMVTEWNTRKLGDERLGTMFGTMTRANCSAAVLGGLIGDLAVEVSGTRKGPFVVGVAIEAIAAAMLICCWNENYGQPKDSKEKRMTPKETLRQLGDIKIWALSFISCCWEGTNFLVLFFWPGILQDAHRRIHGPDAEDVPYGPIFAAFMLAMILGALLFSAIMKRKKSRLALPVDPSQSPSKTSWLKKAFTNPHNLMGIVIFIGGGCLLQSAYVPIEVLAFFGYLLFEFCNGIYVPCVAYHRGIVVNEGNRAGLYGLMKLPHFLFVIIALATAVEDPRHRQTVFLACFSTLVAASLASIIGLRGSAPEGKKPENDLEQLMEMSDGDSFREKMLTPHTLASASTPTLSTTRPTTAHEIIMDKKS
- the SSF1 gene encoding rRNA-binding ribosome biosynthesis protein (BUSCO:EOG09263NE7; COG:J; EggNog:ENOG503NU9X) codes for the protein MAKKRSKRRTHLGAHNPAAPTAVTGHIDTKDPKSMVIRMGAGEVGTSISQLAADVRRVMEPGTASRLKERKANRLRDYVTMCGPLGVSHLLLFSRSESGNTNMRLAITPRGPTFHFRVEKYSLTKDVRRAQRHPKGGGKEYITPPLLVMNNFTNPNSDHTSKVPRHLESLTTTAFQSLFPPINPQRTPLKSIRRVLLLNREQSPEDDGTFIVNFRHYAITTKPVGLSKPLRRLNAAEKLLKSSKSKKGQLPNLGKLKDISEFMIGGENGAGYETDNTSGSEYETDAEVEVLETSARKVHSSNKPRQAQNEDGSDDEDGDTGRKDNVERRAVKLVELGPRMKLRMTKVEEGLCSGKVMWHEYVHKTREEIRELEKKWEQRRKDKEARKKEQKANVERKKATKEANKQQQQGKKGQQEEEEDDDEDMEDYDSDLYEYGYDGDDKGFDSEGLAGDAEEQVNTKMEEDGEWEDEEEEIADGNKQGKRKAFKK
- the RRP3 gene encoding ribosomal RNA processing protein (EggNog:ENOG503NUFI; COG:A) is translated as MSSVKRRKISDNPSAVKKKKTEAPKPKMTPGPEPRIEDAVSEASDAEESTTLDNENGEAAPKTFKDLGIVDSLCEACDRLGYKQPTAIQQEAIPLALQDRDIIGIAETGSGKTAAFALPILQALLDKPQPLFALVLAPTRELAAQIAQSFEALGSLINLRCALLLGGLDMVQQAIALGKKPHVVVATPGRLLDHLEKTKGFSLRNLRYCVMDEADRLLDMDFGPILEKILKFLPRERRTFLFSATMSSKVESLQRASLRDPLKVNVSASKYQTVSTLVSNYLFIPHIHKDTYFIYLCNEFAGKTMIVFTRTVLETQRIAILLRTLGMGAIPLHGGLSQSARLGALSKFRAGTRNILVATDVAARGLDIPNVDCVINYDLPQDSKTYIHRVGRTARAGKSGHALSIVTQYDLEIWTRIEAALGTKLTEYAYEKDEVMVFKPRVEEAQRHARNEMKNLIDDRGKKGSVLKGHRGKKRGAPGSGRDNMDAEEG
- the cwf19 gene encoding Pre-mRNA-splicing factor cwf19 (EggNog:ENOG503NXTC; COG:S), coding for MDSLEDFEKSLAAERAERERQKEKEERRDRKHRHHHRESRRDRSTERDRDSDRRRRRDDQDDESRRHKRYRRDDEDDESRRHRHRHRDDDRDRDRDRHRRSGKDTKDLKASDPKEDLPLPDEELAPGESKSSLVRDSWMTAPSALDIDYVQRNKRKSPSPVREEPKRVLHHRELNRGLEEASNKPAEEPKTGKPREVRYTFGDDGSQWRMTKLKAVYTIAEETGRPVDEVAIERFGSLREFDDAREEKIEVDRRKVYGSGYVGKEKPTGELYAERIASQKKAPPPPGFPALSKPPAELEQGVSIEDKIAPAPPMDQSALNRLRAQLMKAKLRNSPDVPKLEAEFNSAMAAFQLGQATSNAIVLDASHSRLLAGGSRGEVKPVTNKRGLERGTVVENDEMTLDDMVREERRTKGEAGGEGMRLAERIAKDGKFDNDLEYLDENAEKLAKRVHKTDSSLKNVAVTEYKKLNRILDSCPLCYHEEKNPPGNLPVAPVVSLGTRTYLTLAPAPELTGAEGGAVIVPLSHRTNLLECDDDEWEEMRNFMKSLTRMYHDQGREVIFYENAANPQRRQHAAMVAVPIPYELGDTAPAFFREAMMSAGEEWSQHKKVIDTLKKSKEPGFGRMAFRKSIAKEMPYFHAWFGLDGGLGHVVEDSGSWPRGDGFAREVIGGMLDADVAVIKKQGRWTRGDERVEGFKKRWRKWDWTRVLEDGQ